A single window of Hyla sarda isolate aHylSar1 chromosome 2, aHylSar1.hap1, whole genome shotgun sequence DNA harbors:
- the LOC130356735 gene encoding olfactory receptor 10G4-like, which produces MENQTVISEVFLVGFPGVPEDLHNLVAAVMFLVYVFSLTANGSVICLVTLNMYLHQPMYLIIANLAASNLLFDTVTLPKLIARYWFGSSSINFKVCIFQMFCVHFFGSIDSYLLMLMAVDRYIAISQPLRYTLVITNKRTLVTCSFFWILAASSRSATVSTQFSKIVLCGPDPNKINTLFCTHGAIMDMYMDCTDVTSMRNESFVSAMVVLLVCLGIIVLSYILIIVEIATSYRSDIWRKAFYTCTTHLLVVALYFVPRLFLYIVSNISSISAIIVQPDINALLLFFYSVVPHLANPVIYFLRTKEIRQTFAKVLQRIKYRVGHM; this is translated from the coding sequence ATGGAGAATCAGACTGTAATTTCAGAAGTTTTTTTAGTTGGATTTCCAGGGGTTCCTGAAGACCTCCACAACCTTGTGGCCGCTGTGATGTTTTTGGTTTATGTATTCTCCCTTACCGCCAATGGTAGCGTCATATGTTTGGTCACCCTAAATATGTATCTTCACCAACCCATGTATCTGATAATAGCAAACCTCGCTGCCTCTAATCTCTTGTTTgatacagttacattaccaaaacTCATTGCCCGATACTGGTTCGGGTCTTCTTCTATTAACTTCAAGGTGTGCATCTTCCAAATGTTCTGTGTCCATTTTTTTGGAAGTATTGATTCTTATCTGCTAATGTTGATGGCTGTGGATCGCTATATTGCCATCTCCCAGCCCCTGAGATACACTTTGGTCATAACCAATAAGAGAACGCTTGTTACTTGCTCCTTTTTTTGGATTTTGGCCGCCTCATCTAGAAGTGCAACTGTGTCAACCCAATTTTCTAAAATAGTTTTATGTGGCCCGGATCCCAACAAGATAAACACTTTGTTTTGTACCCATGGGGCAATCATGGACATGTACATGGACTGTACAGACGTAACCTCCATGAGGAATGAGTCCTTTGTCAGCGCTATGGTGGTGCTACTTGTCTGTTTAGGGATCATTGTGCTCTCTTATATCTTGATCATAGTGGAGATCGCCACATCATATCGCTCTGACATTTGGCGCAAAGCCTTTTATACCTGCACAACCCATCTGCTGGTGGTGGCCTTGTATTTTGTGCCTCGACTCTTTCTCTACATTGTTTCTAACATTTCTAGCATTTCGGCAATAATTGTTCAGCCAGATATCAATGCCctccttttgtttttttactctGTTGTCCCACATTTGGCCAATCCCGTTATATATTTCCTCAGAACGAAGGAGATCCGACAAACATTTGCCAAAGTTCTTCAGAGAATCAAATACAGGGTTGGCCATATGTAA